A section of the Choristoneura fumiferana chromosome 5, NRCan_CFum_1, whole genome shotgun sequence genome encodes:
- the LOC141428126 gene encoding uncharacterized protein, which translates to MSLKAPTEPEEFEEEQYVDVNSLPLRPPQRALPPERPARRPWHPVMWDSSIIGVPPPEQPQTDETVRPGGEYPHKQRIRNLRRLIEQGKVKPTSETLIFFLCNKFAVSEDRESKVSL; encoded by the exons ATGAGCTTGAAGGCGCCGACTGAGCCAGAAGAGTTCGAGGAGGAGCAGTATGTGGACGTGAATTCTCTGCCACTGCGGCCGCCGCAGCGCGCGCTGCCGCCCGAGCGTCCGGCGCGCCGACCCTGGCACCCCGTCATGTGGGACAGCTCCATCATCGGCGTGCCGCCACCGGAGCAGCCACAAACCGATGAG ACCGTACGTCCGGGCGGCGAGTACCCTCACAAGCAGCGCATTCGAAACCTGCGCCGGCTCATCGAGCAGGGAAAAGTCAAGCCAACGTCGGAAACGCTCATCTTTTTCCTCTGCAACAAGTTCGCCGTCTCCGAAGACCGAGAGAGCAAAGTCTCCCTCTAG